The following are encoded in a window of Sutcliffiella horikoshii genomic DNA:
- a CDS encoding ABC transporter substrate-binding protein, with protein MKHIKQKWGIIGLVFILFIGIVTGCGSTSEQTNGNLNDSVVENTSGEEQSQNSAFPITITDDSGQEITIETEPETIVSMQPSNTEIAYALGLGDRMIGVSDYCNYPAQTADVEKVGGQDMNAEMILTLMPDVIFVTDYHHQNHEALLKQYREAGISVIVIGSESSFADVYETIELIGKATGTSGEADKLVADMKERLLAVQEKAKQVTEEKKVWVEVSPAPDIFTTGQGTFMHEMLESIQAENAAGNQEGWVKLTEEEIVQLNPDVIITTYGYYVDNPKEGVMTRSGWEEVPAIKNGNVHDVDSDTVTRPGPRLIEGVEHLAKLIYPEIFE; from the coding sequence ATGAAACATATCAAACAAAAATGGGGAATCATAGGTCTTGTTTTCATTTTATTCATCGGAATAGTAACAGGATGTGGATCAACCTCAGAGCAAACGAATGGCAATTTAAATGATTCAGTCGTTGAAAATACAAGCGGTGAGGAGCAATCGCAGAACTCCGCCTTTCCTATCACTATAACGGACGATTCAGGTCAGGAAATCACCATTGAAACAGAACCAGAAACCATAGTTTCTATGCAACCAAGTAATACGGAAATCGCTTATGCTCTAGGTCTTGGAGATAGAATGATTGGTGTTTCCGATTATTGCAATTATCCAGCGCAAACCGCCGATGTGGAAAAAGTGGGAGGCCAAGACATGAATGCGGAAATGATTCTGACGTTGATGCCTGATGTGATTTTTGTGACGGATTATCATCACCAGAATCATGAGGCACTCCTGAAACAATATAGGGAAGCTGGAATAAGTGTTATTGTGATTGGTAGCGAATCCTCGTTTGCGGATGTATATGAAACAATCGAATTGATTGGAAAAGCAACGGGTACTTCGGGAGAAGCGGATAAGCTGGTTGCCGATATGAAAGAACGACTACTCGCAGTGCAAGAAAAAGCCAAGCAAGTGACGGAAGAGAAAAAAGTTTGGGTCGAGGTTTCTCCTGCTCCTGATATTTTTACGACAGGTCAAGGGACTTTCATGCATGAAATGCTGGAGTCCATTCAAGCGGAAAATGCTGCCGGCAATCAGGAGGGCTGGGTAAAACTTACGGAAGAAGAAATCGTACAGTTAAATCCAGATGTGATCATTACTACCTATGGCTATTATGTGGACAACCCAAAAGAGGGGGTCATGACTCGCTCCGGTTGGGAGGAGGTACCTGCCATTAAGAATGGAAATGTCCATGATGTGGACAGTGATACGGTAACAAGGCCAGGACCTCGTTTGATTGAAGGAGTGGAGCATCTTGCGAAACTTATCTATCCGGAAATCTTTGAATAA
- a CDS encoding bifunctional adenosylcobinamide kinase/adenosylcobinamide-phosphate guanylyltransferase, whose protein sequence is MIIFISGGARSGKSHFAEKFALSLHKKDPSTHLVYIATSKKSDNEMERRITMHKAQRGGEWEVDEVPVEVGRSMMQARRGDVVLLDCLTIWLSNMLFAEIPCKGAELVPVVEEWMTIAREKRLTLLIVSNDLNEEPSSPYKMVRSYVYALGLLHQYIVKQSDVAVQVRAGIPKYWKGKGVLC, encoded by the coding sequence ATGATTATTTTTATCTCTGGAGGGGCTAGATCAGGAAAAAGTCATTTTGCCGAAAAGTTTGCTCTATCCCTTCATAAAAAAGATCCTTCTACCCATCTCGTTTATATAGCTACTTCAAAAAAAAGCGATAACGAAATGGAGAGAAGAATAACGATGCACAAGGCTCAGCGTGGTGGGGAGTGGGAAGTAGATGAGGTACCGGTAGAGGTTGGCAGAAGTATGATGCAAGCACGTAGGGGCGATGTGGTACTGCTGGATTGCCTGACCATCTGGCTTAGTAACATGCTATTTGCTGAAATTCCATGCAAAGGAGCAGAGCTGGTTCCAGTGGTTGAAGAGTGGATGACTATCGCAAGGGAAAAAAGGTTGACTCTGCTAATCGTTTCAAATGATCTGAACGAAGAACCTTCCTCACCGTATAAAATGGTCCGCTCCTATGTATATGCATTGGGATTACTTCATCAATATATTGTTAAACAATCTGATGTGGCGGTACAGGTCAGGGCTGGTATTCCAAAGTATTGGAAAGGAAAAGGGGTGTTATGTTGA
- the cobT gene encoding nicotinate-nucleotide--dimethylbenzimidazole phosphoribosyltransferase: protein MGKVYNIKPINLLQGEKMTDYLNSLTKPIGSLGAVEEIAIQLAQITGEDFPEVTPTGIIVFAADHGVASEGVSAYPQEVTVQMVHNFLDGGAAINVLGKQIGAKVEIVDIGVAADMERAELHMKKIRHGTANFLKENAMTRDEAWQAIEVGSDMATRVIENGAKCLIIGEMGIGNTTSSSAILSVLSGLDVADVIGAGTGITPDQLKWKEQVIRQSLQERNPDPNDPIDILSKVGGLEIGGMVGAILAAAERKIPVLVDGFISTVAALLAQRLYPEVKGYLFIGHQSMEAGHKHAIRQLEKKPILDLGLRLGEGTGAALAFPILKAATDIVKDMATFESAGIAEKI, encoded by the coding sequence ATGGGAAAAGTGTATAACATAAAGCCCATTAACTTATTACAAGGGGAGAAAATGACGGACTACTTAAACTCCTTGACTAAGCCCATTGGAAGTTTAGGGGCTGTGGAGGAAATCGCCATCCAGCTTGCTCAGATTACAGGAGAGGATTTTCCTGAGGTAACTCCAACAGGGATCATTGTTTTTGCTGCTGATCATGGAGTGGCTAGTGAGGGAGTGTCCGCATATCCTCAGGAAGTGACTGTACAAATGGTTCACAATTTCCTTGACGGGGGAGCGGCCATAAATGTATTAGGGAAGCAGATCGGGGCAAAAGTCGAAATTGTCGATATAGGGGTAGCGGCAGATATGGAGCGGGCCGAACTTCATATGAAAAAAATCCGTCATGGGACAGCAAACTTCCTAAAGGAAAACGCCATGACTAGAGACGAGGCATGGCAGGCGATCGAAGTTGGAAGCGACATGGCAACAAGAGTCATTGAGAACGGGGCGAAATGTCTGATCATCGGGGAAATGGGAATTGGCAACACCACAAGCAGCAGTGCGATCCTGTCAGTCTTAAGTGGTTTAGATGTAGCGGATGTTATTGGTGCTGGGACGGGGATTACCCCCGACCAATTAAAATGGAAAGAGCAAGTTATCCGTCAGTCGCTTCAGGAACGAAACCCAGACCCGAATGATCCAATCGATATATTATCTAAAGTTGGCGGCCTAGAGATTGGCGGGATGGTTGGCGCTATCTTGGCGGCAGCGGAGCGGAAAATACCAGTTCTTGTTGACGGGTTCATCAGTACGGTAGCGGCTCTTCTTGCCCAAAGACTCTACCCTGAAGTAAAGGGATACCTTTTCATCGGTCATCAATCCATGGAAGCTGGTCATAAACATGCTATCAGGCAGCTGGAAAAAAAGCCGATCCTGGATCTTGGTCTCCGACTTGGTGAAGGCACGGGAGCTGCTCTCGCTTTTCCAATCCTAAAGGCAGCAACAGATATCGTAAAAGATATGGCGACATTTGAATCAGCAGGAATTGCAGAAAAAATCTAG
- a CDS encoding cobyric acid synthase codes for MFKGTPLMIQGTHSDAGKSALVTALCRIFAREGYKTAPFKSQNMALNSYITRDGKEIGRAQGVQAEAAGVVATTDMNPILIKPTGEYQSQIVVHGKPFQNMKAGEYRQEFYEKGLQVITESYLRLQKEYEILVIEGAGSPAEVNLNDRELVNMRIARLTNAPVILVGDIEKGGVFASLVGTLQLLEEEDRKRVIGVVINKFRGDVSLLEPGLEWFEAYTGIPVLGVIPYVTGLHIEAEDSVVLDSFSKDKDETKDLDIAVIRFPYISNFTDMDPLFSEEDCHVKYVQKAEELGEPDLVILPGSKNTLGDLQFLHESGLGNRLQTLAAQGTRIFGICGGYQMLGEEVVDEYEIESSLKVISGLGLIPMTTHLEKEKRTVLSEGILNFKGKQFFIKGYEIHMGVTTLHGRENVMPFAVLADRTDGVQVENIIGTYFHGIFHNDSFREELLNTLRQKKGLSPLIGRTSFDRKREESFDRLADVVSLHLSMDKIKEKMVEFERTNKKEVVQTHGKSV; via the coding sequence ATGTTTAAAGGGACGCCACTGATGATCCAAGGAACGCATTCCGATGCAGGAAAGAGCGCTTTGGTAACGGCATTGTGCAGAATATTTGCTAGAGAAGGCTATAAAACCGCACCGTTCAAATCGCAAAACATGGCGCTAAATTCCTATATTACTAGAGATGGCAAGGAAATTGGCAGGGCACAGGGCGTTCAGGCGGAAGCGGCTGGTGTGGTGGCAACCACTGACATGAATCCCATTTTGATTAAGCCTACAGGCGAATATCAATCGCAAATTGTGGTGCATGGGAAACCTTTTCAAAATATGAAGGCAGGTGAATATCGGCAAGAATTTTACGAGAAAGGTTTGCAAGTTATAACAGAGAGCTATCTTCGCCTTCAAAAAGAATATGAGATCCTTGTGATAGAAGGGGCGGGCAGCCCGGCTGAAGTCAACCTAAACGATCGAGAGCTTGTGAACATGCGGATTGCCAGGTTGACCAATGCTCCAGTTATTCTGGTAGGTGATATAGAAAAGGGTGGCGTATTTGCAAGCCTTGTCGGTACATTGCAACTCTTAGAAGAGGAGGACCGCAAAAGAGTCATAGGCGTTGTCATCAATAAATTCAGGGGAGATGTATCCCTCCTCGAACCTGGGTTGGAATGGTTTGAAGCATATACCGGCATTCCGGTATTGGGGGTGATCCCTTATGTAACTGGTTTACATATAGAGGCGGAGGATTCTGTCGTCCTTGATAGTTTTTCTAAAGATAAAGATGAAACGAAAGACTTGGATATTGCAGTGATCCGCTTCCCATACATCTCAAACTTCACTGATATGGATCCCCTCTTTTCCGAGGAGGATTGTCATGTGAAGTATGTGCAAAAGGCAGAAGAATTAGGAGAACCGGACTTGGTCATCCTCCCAGGCAGCAAAAATACACTAGGTGATTTGCAATTCTTGCATGAAAGTGGCCTTGGGAACCGGTTACAGACATTGGCAGCACAAGGGACAAGAATTTTTGGGATCTGCGGTGGTTATCAAATGCTTGGTGAGGAAGTTGTAGATGAGTATGAGATAGAATCTTCGCTGAAAGTGATTTCCGGACTTGGTCTCATCCCCATGACAACACATCTGGAAAAGGAGAAGAGAACTGTTCTTTCCGAAGGGATCCTAAATTTCAAGGGTAAACAATTTTTTATAAAAGGTTATGAGATTCATATGGGAGTAACTACATTGCATGGAAGAGAAAATGTAATGCCGTTTGCAGTATTGGCAGACCGGACGGATGGGGTGCAAGTTGAAAATATCATAGGTACATACTTTCACGGAATCTTCCACAATGACAGTTTCAGAGAGGAACTGTTGAACACTTTAAGACAGAAGAAAGGCCTCTCTCCCCTAATAGGCAGAACCTCTTTTGATAGGAAAAGAGAAGAGTCGTTTGATAGATTGGCAGATGTTGTGAGCCTGCATCTTTCTATGGATAAAATCAAGGAAAAGATGGTTGAATTTGAAAGGACGAACAAAAAGGAGGTAGTGCAAACGCATGGGAAAAGTGTATAA
- the cbiB gene encoding adenosylcobinamide-phosphate synthase CbiB → MFVLGAAIVLELILGDPRWLPHPVVQMGKLISFLERSLNNGQKRRWKGVLLAFIVVLAVYGIVFLVITLSYKIHFYVGVLLEIYFIWTTIAIKGLADAGKSVWIPLIKGNLEEARLSLSMIVGRDTENLTDSEVVRGTVETIAENTVDGITAPLFWAMLGGAPLAMAYRAVNTLDSMVGYKNERFLDFGWASARLDDMANFIPARLTALSIWLSSVFIKGSNRKSGWLITMRDAKKHPSPNSGWPEAMTAGLMGIQLGGLNYYKGIESNRKTMGDFHRKLVAGDIPTSILYMHGGWSVFVGLEILLLFLLGQK, encoded by the coding sequence ATGTTTGTTTTGGGAGCAGCGATTGTGTTGGAACTAATCTTGGGGGATCCGCGATGGCTGCCACATCCGGTGGTACAGATGGGAAAACTCATTTCTTTCTTGGAGAGATCCTTGAACAACGGTCAGAAGCGAAGGTGGAAGGGAGTTCTTCTGGCATTCATCGTGGTCCTCGCTGTTTATGGAATTGTATTCCTTGTGATAACGCTATCCTATAAGATTCATTTTTACGTAGGCGTTTTGTTGGAAATTTACTTTATATGGACAACCATCGCCATTAAGGGATTAGCTGATGCAGGAAAAAGTGTCTGGATCCCACTAATAAAAGGTAATTTGGAAGAAGCTAGGTTATCCCTTAGTATGATTGTCGGGAGGGATACAGAAAACTTGACAGACAGTGAAGTGGTCAGAGGGACGGTAGAAACCATAGCAGAGAATACAGTTGACGGCATTACTGCCCCTTTGTTTTGGGCAATGCTTGGTGGTGCCCCTCTTGCCATGGCATATAGAGCCGTTAATACTTTAGATTCAATGGTAGGGTATAAGAATGAAAGATTTCTGGATTTTGGATGGGCCTCGGCAAGGTTGGATGATATGGCTAACTTTATTCCCGCAAGGCTGACAGCTCTATCCATTTGGTTATCTTCTGTTTTTATTAAAGGCTCTAATAGAAAATCGGGATGGCTCATTACCATGCGTGATGCAAAGAAACATCCCAGCCCCAATAGCGGTTGGCCGGAAGCGATGACTGCAGGCTTGATGGGGATCCAGTTGGGTGGCTTAAATTATTATAAAGGTATTGAATCTAATAGGAAAACGATGGGTGATTTTCATAGAAAGCTAGTAGCAGGGGATATCCCTACATCCATCCTATATATGCATGGTGGTTGGAGCGTGTTTGTAGGCTTAGAAATTCTATTACTATTTTTATTGGGACAGAAATGA
- a CDS encoding FecCD family ABC transporter permease, with the protein MRNLSIRKSLNNRLFWIYLGSGGFVLGAALLGLLNSSVAIPIPTILHILSENTLGKGWLPDIPKNEEMIIWHIRFPRVLLAMFVGASLALAGAAFQGLLRNPLADPYTIGVSSGAALGAVAVLFFNISIIGLGGFTLPVVAILSGLLCLLLVFGLVRLSSRGLAIETIILAGIIISAFISSIISLIIALGDKESMTQIIYWLYGSVGMRSWSHVQLIFPFMMAGSILLFLHYRELNAMALGEEAADHIGVNVKRGKILILFGASLLTGSAVAVSGSIGFVGLVIPHLVRLLIGPNHRHVLPLSMLIGGGFLVLADLFARTIIAPKELPIGVITALIGAPVFAGLLIRERIGKGKKND; encoded by the coding sequence TTGCGAAACTTATCTATCCGGAAATCTTTGAATAATAGGCTGTTTTGGATATATCTTGGTAGCGGAGGGTTTGTACTTGGTGCAGCCCTCCTTGGTTTATTGAACAGCAGTGTTGCCATTCCAATTCCGACCATCTTGCACATTTTATCGGAAAATACACTTGGGAAGGGCTGGCTGCCCGACATTCCCAAGAATGAAGAAATGATCATTTGGCACATCCGCTTTCCCCGAGTGTTGCTGGCCATGTTTGTCGGGGCATCCCTTGCCCTTGCCGGAGCAGCTTTTCAAGGATTGTTGCGGAATCCCCTTGCTGATCCCTACACCATAGGGGTTTCCTCTGGAGCTGCATTGGGGGCGGTAGCCGTACTTTTCTTCAACATCTCCATTATTGGGCTGGGAGGCTTCACCCTTCCTGTTGTGGCCATTCTCAGCGGACTATTGTGTTTACTCCTTGTGTTTGGGCTAGTCAGGTTGAGCAGCCGGGGACTCGCAATCGAAACCATCATCCTAGCGGGAATCATCATCAGCGCGTTTATCAGCTCCATTATTTCATTGATCATTGCCCTTGGTGATAAAGAGTCTATGACTCAAATCATTTATTGGCTATACGGAAGTGTGGGGATGAGAAGTTGGAGCCATGTACAGCTTATTTTTCCGTTTATGATGGCCGGATCCATCCTTTTATTCCTGCATTATCGGGAATTGAATGCAATGGCCCTTGGGGAAGAGGCAGCAGATCATATCGGGGTGAATGTGAAAAGAGGGAAGATACTCATCTTATTTGGTGCTTCGCTTCTGACAGGTTCCGCTGTTGCGGTGTCTGGATCCATCGGTTTTGTGGGACTTGTGATCCCTCATTTAGTCAGGCTATTAATTGGGCCTAATCACCGACACGTACTTCCTTTATCTATGCTGATTGGCGGGGGATTTCTGGTATTGGCGGATCTATTCGCCAGAACCATCATTGCGCCAAAAGAACTGCCAATTGGTGTGATAACAGCGTTGATTGGTGCGCCAGTCTTTGCTGGTCTTCTTATTAGAGAAAGGATTGGAAAGGGGAAGAAGAATGATTGA
- a CDS encoding histidine phosphatase family protein, which yields MGVDRYVDLYLIRHWITAWNKDKRYLGHTDENIMMDGLDELDLLKTELEGLSFDAIYSSDLIRCQRTLEYLRLCHFPNLDLRLREMNFGDWEGKKYEELKEDSSYQKWLDNWELHSTPSGESGQMFQDRVDAFVSDMLDKYRFSGKKATILIMTHGGVIRYMLRKFNATESFWESPAVAHGKGLFLKLEDKEGDWVCNSLSVVPIAEKEK from the coding sequence ATGGGGGTTGATCGTTATGTGGATCTATATCTCATTCGTCATTGGATAACAGCTTGGAACAAAGACAAACGTTATCTGGGACATACAGATGAGAATATCATGATGGACGGGCTTGATGAATTGGATTTACTTAAAACAGAGCTTGAAGGTCTTTCATTTGATGCTATCTATTCTAGCGATCTAATAAGATGTCAAAGAACTTTGGAATACTTGCGTCTATGTCATTTTCCAAACCTTGATCTAAGATTAAGAGAAATGAATTTTGGAGATTGGGAAGGTAAGAAATATGAAGAGTTGAAGGAAGATTCTAGTTACCAGAAATGGCTTGATAATTGGGAATTGCATAGCACACCATCTGGTGAAAGCGGGCAAATGTTCCAAGATAGGGTGGATGCGTTTGTATCGGATATGCTGGATAAATACAGGTTCTCTGGGAAAAAAGCAACCATTCTGATAATGACCCACGGTGGAGTGATTCGGTACATGCTTCGTAAATTCAATGCAACAGAATCTTTTTGGGAATCGCCTGCTGTTGCACATGGAAAAGGCTTATTTTTAAAATTGGAAGACAAGGAAGGAGACTGGGTGTGCAACTCTTTATCGGTGGTGCCTATAGCGGAAAAAGAAAAATAG
- the cobD gene encoding threonine-phosphate decarboxylase CobD: protein MKWPEHGGQPEMMKKLLKAEELEVLDFSANLNPLGPPQWLQRELEAQWKKLLYYPDPNYSFSTSALAWMERIRDKEILLTNGGAEAIFLATKYFEGKRAGIVHPAFSEYDRACRHYHLQVTDILTSHEEDFRLPMNQLLESLPDLDVLFLCRPNNPTGVVISKAEIKMLLEQGLHHQTFLVIDEAFVDFVPHEALTPLLKEYPNLILLRSLTKMYTIPGLRLGYMMASEAVINEIKDFQIPWSVNGLASAIAPLLLKDKNFVAKTVSWLEEETRKLRAFIESNDFYLSNSSVNFYLLQDKRNPEKTETLFTFLFQHGILARHTHNFKGLEGSHLRLAVRSEEENDKLIAILKKWREQK, encoded by the coding sequence GTGAAGTGGCCAGAACACGGAGGTCAGCCAGAAATGATGAAGAAACTCTTGAAAGCAGAAGAGCTGGAAGTCTTGGACTTTAGTGCGAATCTTAACCCCTTGGGGCCACCACAATGGCTGCAGAGGGAGTTGGAGGCACAGTGGAAAAAACTGCTGTATTATCCAGATCCGAACTATTCTTTTAGCACTAGTGCATTGGCTTGGATGGAAAGAATCCGGGATAAAGAAATCCTTCTGACGAATGGGGGAGCGGAAGCTATTTTCCTTGCAACAAAGTATTTTGAAGGAAAAAGGGCTGGAATTGTGCACCCAGCTTTTTCAGAATATGATCGGGCGTGCAGGCATTATCATCTACAGGTGACAGATATCTTAACATCGCATGAAGAGGATTTTCGATTGCCAATGAATCAACTCCTGGAATCATTACCTGATTTGGATGTACTCTTCCTTTGTCGTCCCAACAATCCAACAGGGGTGGTCATTTCCAAGGCGGAAATAAAAATGTTACTGGAACAAGGGCTTCATCATCAAACTTTCCTGGTTATAGATGAAGCGTTCGTAGATTTTGTCCCACATGAGGCACTTACTCCATTGTTAAAGGAATACCCTAACCTGATTTTACTACGCTCTTTGACAAAAATGTACACGATTCCTGGCCTTCGGTTAGGTTATATGATGGCCAGTGAAGCAGTCATAAATGAAATAAAGGATTTTCAGATACCTTGGAGTGTGAATGGTTTAGCAAGTGCAATCGCTCCACTTTTATTAAAGGATAAAAACTTTGTTGCCAAAACCGTCAGTTGGCTGGAAGAAGAGACAAGGAAGTTACGTGCTTTTATTGAAAGTAATGACTTTTATCTATCTAACAGTTCGGTTAACTTCTATCTCCTTCAGGATAAAAGAAACCCGGAGAAAACGGAGACACTTTTCACTTTCTTGTTCCAGCACGGTATTTTGGCAAGGCATACACATAATTTCAAAGGATTGGAAGGTAGCCATTTAAGGCTTGCCGTACGTTCGGAGGAAGAGAATGATAAATTGATTGCCATTTTAAAAAAATGGAGGGAGCAAAAATGA
- a CDS encoding bifunctional adenosylcobinamide kinase/adenosylcobinamide-phosphate guanylyltransferase, whose product MQLFIGGAYSGKRKIVRALHSGELNWVSSYYGHNFTDWKSYWERDTLIVLEGWEKWITKALLSDQNDDSIRQFFYSFLLELKEEERKTGNQVVIIMLEMGRGIVPVNKQERRLRDIAGWILQDAAKLADEVYYVWHGMNEKLKERV is encoded by the coding sequence GTGCAACTCTTTATCGGTGGTGCCTATAGCGGAAAAAGAAAAATAGTGAGAGCCCTTCATTCCGGTGAACTAAACTGGGTATCCTCCTATTATGGTCATAACTTTACCGACTGGAAATCTTATTGGGAGAGAGATACCCTTATTGTTTTAGAGGGTTGGGAAAAATGGATAACGAAGGCTCTACTATCTGACCAAAATGATGATTCCATTCGGCAATTTTTTTATTCCTTTCTTTTGGAGTTGAAAGAGGAGGAACGTAAGACGGGTAACCAAGTAGTTATAATCATGTTGGAAATGGGTCGCGGAATTGTCCCCGTCAATAAACAGGAAAGAAGACTCCGTGACATAGCAGGATGGATTTTGCAAGATGCCGCAAAGCTTGCCGATGAGGTATACTATGTTTGGCATGGGATGAATGAAAAACTGAAGGAGCGAGTATAG
- a CDS encoding adenosylcobinamide amidohydrolase, with product MIELKRLVGGYSPEKPIINGVDLAIKRGDFFALLGPNGSGKTTLFKLVTGQLPLLEGELLLSGKPLSSFTKLEKAKKIAVLTQELQVSFDYTVEEIISLGRYPHQKGLLKSLSKKDKEIMQQVMDVTGVTIHKNKQFRKLSGGEKQRVLLAKSLAQEPAILLLDEPTNHLDIKHTFHMLDLIKEWQHTKGLTVFAILHDLNVASLYADRLALLHNGRFLEVGDADTLRKEEQLEKVYDVLIKAGSHPVVPKPQLLMTPKLEDKKEIYSFDDNFKFDMDDKCIHVQSFKPLRSISNGVIGEGIQWHRHFCNFHVEKNYNCDNPVKDIEEWLYQKKIPTEQSVGMMTAVELSDVVIYKKEIKGIAFMAVITAGVGNAVDITNIELCQSPVTIGTINIMLFIDAHLTDGGLVNGMMSATEAKVKALHDLEVQDPISGTIATGTSTDAMVLAFTQQGEKTPYAGSGTLIGKGIGHLVYEGVTKAIQKYRKRIGQHAW from the coding sequence ATGATTGAACTAAAAAGGCTAGTTGGTGGATATAGCCCAGAAAAACCGATAATCAACGGTGTGGACCTGGCAATTAAGAGAGGCGATTTCTTTGCGCTTCTTGGACCAAACGGGAGTGGAAAGACAACCCTCTTCAAACTTGTGACAGGTCAGCTTCCTTTATTAGAGGGGGAACTGTTGTTATCAGGCAAACCACTATCTTCTTTTACAAAGTTGGAAAAAGCCAAAAAGATTGCGGTGCTCACACAGGAATTACAGGTTTCTTTCGATTATACTGTTGAAGAAATCATCAGTCTGGGACGATACCCACATCAAAAAGGTCTCCTTAAGAGCCTTAGCAAAAAAGACAAAGAAATCATGCAACAGGTGATGGATGTTACAGGGGTGACCATACACAAGAATAAGCAATTCCGCAAATTGAGTGGTGGAGAGAAGCAGCGGGTCTTACTTGCAAAGTCTCTTGCGCAGGAACCAGCGATACTTCTGTTGGATGAGCCAACCAATCATCTTGATATAAAGCATACCTTTCATATGTTGGATCTTATCAAGGAATGGCAACATACAAAAGGGCTTACTGTATTTGCCATCCTGCATGACTTGAATGTGGCATCTTTGTATGCTGATCGTTTGGCTCTTTTACATAATGGGAGATTTCTGGAGGTGGGGGATGCTGACACGCTCCGAAAAGAGGAGCAGCTCGAAAAAGTATATGATGTACTGATTAAAGCAGGGTCGCATCCGGTTGTCCCGAAGCCACAGCTTTTAATGACGCCAAAGTTGGAGGATAAAAAGGAAATTTATAGTTTTGATGATAATTTTAAATTTGACATGGATGATAAGTGCATCCATGTGCAATCCTTTAAGCCGTTAAGAAGCATCTCCAATGGAGTGATAGGAGAGGGAATCCAGTGGCATAGACATTTCTGCAACTTTCATGTGGAGAAAAATTATAACTGTGATAATCCTGTAAAAGATATCGAGGAATGGCTTTATCAAAAGAAAATTCCGACTGAGCAGTCAGTCGGAATGATGACCGCAGTAGAGCTTTCAGATGTTGTGATATACAAAAAAGAAATCAAGGGTATCGCGTTCATGGCAGTAATTACAGCCGGGGTAGGCAATGCGGTGGATATCACAAACATCGAATTGTGTCAGTCACCGGTGACCATTGGGACCATTAACATCATGCTTTTTATCGATGCGCATTTAACGGATGGCGGGCTTGTCAATGGAATGATGTCTGCCACCGAGGCAAAAGTAAAGGCGCTCCATGATTTGGAGGTACAGGATCCAATTTCGGGTACCATTGCAACAGGGACATCCACTGATGCCATGGTTCTCGCCTTCACCCAACAAGGTGAAAAAACACCTTATGCTGGATCTGGAACCCTTATTGGGAAGGGGATTGGTCACCTTGTCTATGAAGGGGTAACAAAAGCCATTCAAAAATACCGGAAAAGAATAGGTCAACATGCATGGTAG
- the cobS gene encoding adenosylcobinamide-GDP ribazoletransferase produces MLKNSLYGLGLALQFLTRIPVPVECPWNKETSRWALRCYPLTGMVLGGILFITVALLNGNVPTWMMALLILTIWIWVTGGLHLDGWMDVADAVGSNATLEKKWEIMKDPRVGSFGILSLLFLVVWKTVFIYLLLHESYLNTMCFLVILACSRGIAVYLMYLFPTAQQEGLAFEWKKNMTRGDLFASFLPIAALLLLLPEYFVLLPAYVLFTWCYGKWMMKHFKGSNGDLMGTAIEGGELWGLIVMWIYISFVIG; encoded by the coding sequence ATGTTGAAAAACAGCTTGTATGGTTTAGGCTTAGCTCTCCAATTTTTAACCAGGATTCCTGTACCTGTTGAGTGCCCTTGGAACAAGGAGACTAGCAGGTGGGCTCTAAGATGTTACCCCCTGACAGGTATGGTGCTGGGAGGAATTCTATTTATAACTGTAGCTCTTTTGAATGGTAATGTGCCAACTTGGATGATGGCATTGCTTATTTTGACCATCTGGATTTGGGTTACAGGAGGGCTGCATCTTGATGGCTGGATGGATGTGGCGGATGCTGTTGGTTCCAATGCAACACTTGAGAAAAAATGGGAGATCATGAAAGACCCACGGGTTGGAAGCTTTGGAATCTTAAGTTTATTGTTCCTGGTAGTATGGAAAACAGTTTTCATCTACTTACTACTACATGAATCTTATTTAAATACTATGTGTTTTTTGGTCATCCTTGCTTGTTCAAGAGGCATTGCGGTCTATTTGATGTATCTTTTTCCAACTGCTCAGCAAGAGGGACTAGCGTTTGAATGGAAGAAGAATATGACCAGGGGAGATTTGTTCGCCTCATTCCTGCCTATAGCTGCACTGTTATTACTTCTTCCAGAGTATTTTGTGCTACTGCCTGCGTACGTCTTATTCACATGGTGTTATGGCAAATGGATGATGAAACATTTTAAAGGAAGCAATGGTGACCTGATGGGGACAGCCATTGAAGGAGGAGAACTATGGGGGTTGATCGTTATGTGGATCTATATCTCATTCGTCATTGGATAA